A genomic stretch from Setaria italica strain Yugu1 chromosome VII, Setaria_italica_v2.0, whole genome shotgun sequence includes:
- the LOC101772491 gene encoding protein NUCLEAR FUSION DEFECTIVE 4: MGRLGDRVRAFSTNRWLVFVAAMWLQSMAGIGYLFGAISPVVKEALGYNQRQLAALGVAKDLGDCVGFFAGSLSAILPSWAMLLIGAAQNFLGYGWLWLIVTRQAPALPLWMMCVLIFVGTNGETYFNTTALVTCIQNFPKSRGPTVGIMKGFAGLSSAILTQLYAVMHTPDHATLVFMVAVGPSLVAIGLMFIIRPVGGHRQVRPSDKNSFMFIYTICLLLASYLVGVMLVQNFMQLSDNVVNSLTVILLILLISPIAIPVTLTLSSKAQHPTEEALLSEPSKGETSTSQEKEDQPEVILSEVEEQKPKEIDSLPPSERRKRIAELQTKLVQAAARGGVRIRRQPHRGENFTLMQAMVKADFWLIWCSLLLGSGSGLTVIDNLGQMSQSVGFKDAHIFVSLISIWNFLGRVGGGYFSEIVVREHTYPRHIALAIAQILMAAGHFLFAMAWPGTLYIGTFLVGLGYGAHWAIVPAAVSELFGVKHFGAMYNFLTVANPAGSLVFSGLIASNLYDYEAEKQAQLHHMTALQSPRLLHNMGLVADGPLKCEGSVCFFVSSLIMSAFCVVGAGLSLIIVQRTKQVYVHLYRSART, translated from the exons ATGGGGAGGCTCGGGGATAGGGTGCGCGCCTTCTCCACGAACCGGTGGCTGGTGTTCGTCGCCGCAATGTGGCTGCAGTCCATGGCCGGCATCGGGTACCTCTTCGGCGCCATCTCGCCGGTGGTCAAGGAAGCCCTTGGTTACAACCAGCGGCAGTTGGCGGCGCTCGGCGTCGCCAAGGACCTCGGCGACTGCGTCGGCTTCTTCGCCGGGTCGCTCTCGGCCATTCTGCCGTCGTGGGCGATGCTGCTTATCGGCGCGGCGCAGAACTTCCTCGGCTACGGCTGGCTCTGGCTCATCGTCACCAGGCAGGCGCCGGCGCTGCCCCTCTGGATG ATGTGTGTTCTTATCTTTGTTGGAACCAATGGAGAGACATACTTCAACACAACTGCACTTGTAACATGCATCCAGAACTTCCCAAAGAGCAGAGGTCCAACAGTGGGCATTATGAAAGGATTTGCGGGCCTTAGCAGCGCAATCTTGACACAACTGTATGCAGTAATGCACACACCAGACCATGCAACACTTGTCTTCATGGTTGCAGTCGGTCCATCATTGGTTGCCATTGGCTTGATGTTTATTATTAGGCCTGTTGGAGGTCACCGCCAGGTGCGCCCGTCGGACAAGAACAGCTTCATGTTCATCTACACTATCTGCTTGCTCCTTGCCTCATATCTTGTTGGTGTCATGCTAGTCCAAAATTTCATGCAACTGAGTGACAATGTGGTTAATTCTCTCACTGTGATCCTACTCATACTTCTTATTTCACCTATCGCGATCCCTGTGACCTTGACACTATCATCAAAAGCACAACATCCAACTGAAGAGGCTCTCCTTTCTGAACCATCAAAAGGAGAGACAAGCACTTCACAAGAGAAAGAGGATCAACCAGAGGTCATTTTAAGTGAGGTGGAAGAGCAGAAACCTAAAGAAATTGATTCGTTACCTCCATCTGAAAGGAGAAAGAGGATTGCAGAGTTGCAGACCAAGTTAGTGCAAGCTGCAGCAAGGGGTGGGGTTAGAATCCGTAGGCAGCCACACCGAGGGGAAAACTTTACCCTGATGCAGGCAATGGTGAAGGCTGATTTTTGGCTTATTTGGTGCTCGCTCCTGCTTGGATCAGGATCAGGGCTGACAGTGATAGACAATCTGGGTCAGATGAGCCAGTCTGTAGGGTTCAAAGACGCACATATTTTCGTGTCATTGATAAGCATATGGAATTTCCTTGGTCGTGTTGGAGGAGGCTACTTCTCTGAGATTGTTGTCAG GGAGCACACATACCCAAGGCACATAGCACTGGCAATTGCTCAGATCCTGATGGCTGCTGGGCATTTCCTCTTCGCAATGGCTTGGCCTGGAACTCTGTACATTGGGACCTTCCTGGTTGGACTTGGATACGGAGCTCATTGGGCTATTGTGCCAGCTGCTGTCTCTGAACTTTTTGGCGTAAAACACTTTGGTGCAATGTACAATTTCCTCACAGTAGCAAACCCTGCAGGGTCACTCGTTTTTTCAGGCCTTATTGCTAGTAACCTGTATGACTATGAAGCTGAGAAACAAGCACAGCTACATCACATGACAGCATTGCAATCTCCAAGATTGCTTCACAACATGGGCTTGGTTGCAGATGGACCACTGAAGTGTGAAGGTTCTGTTTGCTTCTTTGTCAGCTCACTGATTATGTCAGCATTCTGTGTTGTGGGAGCTGGTTTAAGCCTCATTATTGTTCAGAGAACCAAACAGGTTTATGTTCACCTCTATCGTTCTGCCCGCACATGA
- the LOC101772896 gene encoding uncharacterized protein LOC101772896, with translation MSEEYNMDEALKAKDVAENKFRAHDIRGARKYAIKAQTLCPSLEGISQMVSTLEVHLAAESKIDGESDWYRILSLGAFADEEEVKKQYRKLALLLHPDKNKSVGAEEAFKLISEAWSVLSDESRKMLYDEKRRNHSVVNVTNGIYTYDKKANKRARKNAAAAAAAAAAAAAAEATTRPVGADTFWTSCNRCRMQYEYLRIYLNHNLLCPNCHHAFLAVETGFPCNGTSSSFSWSTKQQPQQNHNSTKHSYGSTSRTSSIPGTGNGGYQQDNTYDSYSNQSFQWNHYSKTAPAAGTNVYSTQASEKQRRKHDESYSYNYSASENTYVHEKTASRRGRFSKRRRHNYDGYTAMDYGGDNKETVAASTEPTATFTDVGRVNGTSVERFRSAVSGRRANILGEIAQIDTRGLLLEKAKAALREKLQELNITSSRLAEKRRSEAKLHPCDNNIKLNGVLSDKPGKGVKLCNSRIVDTQVPGTDDTNPEQRRVPVSIDVPDPDFHDFDKDRTERAFDSDQVWATYDSEDGMPRLYVMVQKVLSMRPFRIRMSFLNSKSNIELAPINWVASGFQKTCGDFRVGRYQVTETVNIFSHKVNWTKGPRGIIRIVPHKGDTWALYRNWSPDWNELTPDDVIYKYEIVEVIDDFTEEQGLTIIPLLKVAGFKAVFHRHMDPKEVRRIPKEELFRFSHRVPSRLLTGEEGNNAPKGCHELDPAATPVDLLKVITEVKEDAAAQTAK, from the coding sequence ATGAGTGAGGAGTACAATATGGATGAGGCCCTGAAAGCCAAAGATGTTGCTGAGAACAAGTTTCGTGCCCATGACATCAGGGGTGCTCGGAAGTACGCAATCAAGGCTCAGACTCTCTGCCCGTCACTTGAAGGCATATCTCAGATGGTGTCCACACTTGAAGTTCATCTTGCAGCTGAGTCCAAGATTGATGGAGAGAGTGACTGGTACCGGATATTGTCTctaggtgcctttgcagatgaaGAGGAAGTGAAGAAGCAGTACAGGAAGCTAGCTCTGCTGTTGCACCCCGACAAGAACAAGTCAGTTGGTGCTGAGGAGGCCTTCAAACTGATATCTGAGGCATGGAGTGTGTTGTCTGATGAGAGCAGGAAGATGCTTTATGATGAGAAGCGGAGAAATCATTCTGTTGTCAACGTAACCAATGGCATCTATACTTATGATAAGAAGGCAAACAAGAGAGCTAGAAAGAATgccgctgctgcagctgctgccgccgccgctgcagccgcaGCTGAGGCTACTACTCGTCCTGTTGGGGCAGATACATTCTGGACATCTTGCAACCGCTGCCGGATGCAGTATGAGTATTTGAGAATTTATCTTAATCATAACCTACTGTGCCCAAACTGCCATCATGCATTCTTGGCGGTGGAGACTGGATTCCCTTGCAATGGAACCAGTTCATCATTCTCCTGGTCAACCAAGCAGCAGCCACAGCAGAACCACAATTCCACGAAGCATTCATATGGCTCAACAAGCAGGACTTCTAGCATCCCAGGGACAGGGAATGGGGGGTACCAGCAAGATAATACTTATGATTCCTACAGCAATCAAAGCTTCCAGTGGAATCATTACTCCAAGACAGCGCCTGCAGCTGGTACTAATGTTTACAGTACACAGGCCTCAGAGAAACAGAGAAGGAAGCATGATGAGAGCTACAGCTACAACTATTCTGCAAGTGAGAACACATATGTCCATGAGAAAACTGCTTCAAGGCGCGGTCGCTTCTCAAAGCGAAGAAGGCATAATTATGATGGTTACACTGCTATGGATTATGGTGGCGATAACAAAGAAACAGTTGCTGCTAGCACAGAACCCACTGCTACTTTCACTGATGTGGGACGGGTCAATGGTACTTCAGTGGAAAGGTTCAGATCTGCAGTGAGTGGAAGAAGAGCTAATATTCTGGGTGAGATTGCCCAGATCGATACACGAGGTCTGCTTCTTGAGAAAGCCAAGGCAGCTCTCCGTGAAAAATTGCAAGAGTTGAACATCACATCTTCACGGTTGGCAGAGAAAAGAAGATCAGAAGCAAAGCTACATCCTTGTGACAACAACATTAAGCTCAATGGTGTCCTCTCTGACAAACCTGGCAAGGGAGTCAAGCTATGCAACTCAAGAATTGTTGACACCCAAGTGCCTGGTACGGATGACACGAATCCAGAGCAGAGGCGTGTGCCTGTGTCCATTGATGTCCCAGACCCTGACTTCCATGATTTTGACAAAGATCGAACAGAGAGAGCTTTTGATAGTGATCAAGTATGGGCTACATACGACAGCGAGGATGGCATGCCTCGTCTATATGTAATGGTTCAGAAAGTCCTTTCAATGAGGCCTTTCCGGATCCGCATGAGTTTTCTCAACTCCAAGTCCAATATTGAACTGGCACCTATAAACTGGGTTGCCTCTGGTTTCCAAAAGACATGTGGTGATTTCAgggttgggagatatcaagtCACTGAAACAGTCAACATATTTTCACACAAAGTTAACTGGACTAAGGGTCCCCGTGGGATTATCAGGATTGTTCCTCATAAAGGGGATACATGGGCTTTGTACCGGAACTGGTCTCCTGATTGGAATGAGCTTACACCTGATGATGTGATATATAAGTATGAGATAGTAGAGGTTATTGATGATTTCACTGAGGAGCAAGGGCTTACTATCATCCCATTGCTGAAGGTTGCTGGTTTCAAAGCTGTCTTCCATAGACACATGGATCCCAAGGAGGTCAGGAGGATACCCAAGGAAGAGCTGTTCCGCTTCTCACATCGAGTTCCTTCTCGTCTTCTGACCGGTGAAGAAGGCAACAATGCCCCGAAAGGTTGCCATGAGCTGGACCCTGCTGCTACTCCGGTTGACCTTCTTAAGGTTATCACGGAGGTTAAGGAAGATGCGGCTGCGCAGACTGCTAAATAG
- the LOC101773310 gene encoding U6 snRNA-associated Sm-like protein LSm6: MSTGGADKPGSGGAGGAVKTPSDFLKSIRGRPVVVKLNSGVDYRGILACLDGYMNIAMEQTEEYVNGQLKNKYGDAFIRGNNVLYISTTKRTLSDGA; this comes from the exons ATGAGCACCGGCGGCGCGGACAagcccggcagcggcggcgccggcggagcggTGAAGACGCCGTCCGACTTCCTCAAGTCCATCAGGGGCCGCCCCGTCGTCGTCAAGCTCAACTCCGGCGTAGACTACAGAG GTATTCTGGCTTGCCTGGATGGTTATATGAACATCGCGATGGAGCAGACCGAGGAGTACGTGAATGGTCAGCTCAAGAACAAGTATGGTGACGCCTTCATAAGAGGAAACAACG TTTTGTACATCAGCACAACGAAGCGGACCCTCTCCGATGGCGCATAG
- the LOC101773722 gene encoding 2-oxoglutarate dehydrogenase, mitochondrial: MGLFRAASGLARVALRRNLARAAGNPFAGGAVPGAAPARYFHSTRPRRFAAPAPRAVPLSRLTDSFLDGTSSVYLEELQRAWEADPNSVDESWDNFFRNFVGQAAATSPGLSGQTIQESMRLLLLVRAYQVSGHLKAKLDPLGLEERPVPDVLDPAFYGFSEADLDREFFLGVWMMAGFLSENRPVQTLRSVLKRLEQAYCGTIGYEYMHIPDHDKCNWLRDKIETVNPREYTYDRRQVMLDRLIWSTQFENFLATKWTTAKRFGLEGAETLIPGMKEMFDRAADLGVESIVIGMPHRGRLNVLGNVVRKPLRQIFSEFSGGTKPVNEGEGLYTGTGDVKYHLGTSYDRPTRGGKHIHLSLVANPSHLEAVDPVVAGKTRAKQYYSNDRDRTKNLGVLLHGDGSFSGQGVVYETLHLSALENYTTGGTIHIVVNNQVAFTTDPRSGRSSQYCTDVAKALDAPIFHVNGDDLEAVVHVCELAAEWRQKFHSDVVVDIVCYRRFGHNEIDEPSFTQPKMYKVIRSHPSALEIYQNKLLESGKISKEDIDRLNKKVSTILNEEFKNSKDYVPNKRDWLSAYWTGFKSPEQISRIRNTGVKPEILKRVGEAMTTLPENFKPHRAVKKIFDQRRKMIETGEGIDWAVGEALAFATLIVEGNHVRLSGQDVERGTFSHRHSVIHDQETGEQYCPLDNLVMNQDEELFTVSNSSLSEFAVLGFELGYSMENPNSLVLWEAQFGDFSNGAQVIFDQFLSSGESKWLRQTGLVVCLPHGYDGQGPEHSSARLERFLQMSDDNPYVIPEMDPTLRKQIQQCNWQVVNVTTPANYFHVLRRQIHRDFRKPLIVMSPKNLLRHKDCKSNLSEFDDLAGHPGFDKQGTRFKRLIKDQNNHKDLEEGINRLVLCSGKVYYELDEERRKTERTDVAICRVEQLCPFPYDLIQRELKRYPNAEIVWCQEEPMNMGAYSYINPRLLTAMKALGRGGIEDIKYVGRAPSAATATGFYSVHVQEQTELVQKALQRDPISYPF, encoded by the exons ATGGGGCTGTTCCGGGCGGCGTCCGGCCTGGCCCGGGTGGCGCTGCGGCGGAAcctcgcgcgcgccgcggggaaccccttcgccggcggcgcggtccccggcgccgcgcccgcgcgctaCTTCCACTCCACGCGCCCGCGCCGgttcgccgcgccggcgccccgCGCGGTGCCGCTCTCGCGCCTCACCGACAGCTTCCTCGACGGGACCAGCAGCGTCTACCTCGAGGAGCTGCAGCGGGCGTGGGAGGCCGACCCCAACTCCGTCGACGAGTCCTGGGACAACTTCTTCCGCAACTTCGTCGGCCAGGCggccgccacctcgcccggcctCTCCGGGCAGACCATCCAGGAGAgcatgaggctgctgctgctcgtcaGGGCGTACCAGGTGAGCGGCCACTTAAAGGCCAAGCTCGACccgctcgggctggaggagcgCCCGGTCCCGGACGTGCTGGACCCGGCGTTCTATGGGTTCTCCGAGGCGGATTTGGACCGCGAGTTCTTCCTAGGGGTGTGGATGATGGCGGGGTTCTTGTCGGAGAATCGGCCTGTGCAGACGCTGCGTTCCGTGCTGAAGCGGCTCGAGCAGGCCTACTGTGGCACAATTGGGTATGAGTACATGCACATTCCAGACCATGACAAGTGTAATTGGCTCAGGGATAAGATCGAGACGGTTAACCCAAGGGAGTACACCTATGACCGTCGCCAGGTCATGCTCGATAGGCTTATCTGGAGCACACAGTTTGAGAATTTCTTGGCGACCAAGTGGACCACCGCAAAGCGGTTCGGTCTTGAAGGTGCAGAGACTCTGATCCCTGGCATGAAGGAGATGTTTGACAGGGCAGCTGATCTTGGTGTAGAGAGTATTGTCATTGGTATGCCACACAGAGGCAGGCTGAATGTTTTGGGAAATGTCGTCCGGAAGCCCTTGCGACAGATCTTCAGTGAGTTCAGTGGTGGTACCAAGCCTGTTAATGAAGGGGAAGGGTTGTATACAGGGACTGGTGATGTCAAGTACCATCTAGGAACTTCATATGATAGGCCTACCAGGGGTGGGAAACATATTCATCTGTCACTGGTTGCAAACCCGAGTCATTTGGAAGCAGTTGATCCTGTTGTTGCTGGGAAGACAAGAGCGAAACAGTACTATTCTAATGATCGTGACAGGACCAAGAATTTGGGGGTATTGCTGCATGGTGACGGTAGTTTCTCAGGGCAGGGCGTTGTGTATGAGACCCTCCATCTTAGTGCCCTTGAAAACTACACCACTGGTGGGACAATACATATCGTGGTCAACAATCAGGTTGCGTTCACTACTGATCCAAGGTCAGGGAGATCCTCACAGTATTGCACGGATGTTGCCAAAGCATTGGATGCTCCAATTTTCCACGTTAACGGTGATGATTTGGAGGCCGTGGTTCATGTCTGTGAGCTTGCTGCAGAATGGCGACAAAAATTCCATTCCGATGTGGTGGTGGACATTGTATGCTACCGGCGATTTGGCCATAATGAAATTGACGAGCCCTCCTTCACCCAACCTAAAATGTACAAG GTGATCCGGAGCCATCCAAGTGCGCTTGAGATTTATCAAAATAAGCTGTTAGAATCTGGGAAGATCTCCAAGGAAGATATTGACAGGTTAAACAAGAAGGTCAGCACGATACTGAATGAGGAATTCAAGAACAGCAAAGACTACGTCCCTAACAAGAGGGACTGGCTTTCAGCTTACTGGACTGGGTTCAAGTCACCAGAGCAGATTTCACGTATCAGAAACACCGG TGTCAAGCCAGAGATCCTAAAACGTGTTGGAGAAGCCATGACTACTCTGCCAGAAAACTTCAAGCCTCACAGGGCTGTGAAGAAGATTTTTGATCAGCGGCGTAAGATGATCGAGACTGGAGAAGGCATTGATTGGGCAGTGGGTGAAGCACTTGCTTTTGCTACTCTTATAGTTGAGGGGAACCATGTCAGGTTAAGTGGTCAGGATGTTGAGAGGGGTACATTCAGCCACCGTCATTCGGTCATTCATGACCAGGAAACTGGAGAGCAGTACTGCCCGCTTGATAATCTTGTTATGAACCAAGACGAGGAGCTTTTTACTGTGAGCAACAG TTCCCTGTCAGAATTTGCTGTTTTGGGCTTTGAGTTGGGTTACTCCATGGAGAACCCAAACTCACTGGTCCTATGGGAAGCTCAGTTTGGTGATTTTTCAAATGGGGCCCAAGTGATATTTGATCAGTTCCTGAGTAGTGGGGAGTCAAAATGGCTCCGCCAGACTGGCCTTGTCGTCTGCCTTCCTCATGGATATGATGGTCAGGGACCTGAACATTCTAGTGCAAGACTGGAGCGCTTTCTTCAG ATGAGTGATGACAACCCTTATGTTATACCCGAGATGGATCCAACACTGCGGAAGCAAATCCAGCAGTGCAATTGGCAGGTTGTGAATGTTACGACTCCTGCAAATTACTTCCATGTTCTGCGTCGCCAG ATACACCGGGACTTCAGGAAGCCTTTGATTGTGATGTCCCCAAAGAACCTCCTTCGCCACAAGGACTGCAAATCGAATCTATCTGAGTTTGATGATCTTGCGGGCCACCCTGGTTTTGACAAGCAAGGGACACGCTTCAAGCGGCTCATAAAGGACCAGAACAATCACAAGGACCTTGAGGAGGGAATCAACCGTCTGGTTCTTTGCTCAGGAAAG GTGTACTATGAACTggatgaagaaagaaggaagacggAGCGCACTGATGTTGCTATATGTAGAGTTGAACAGCTCTGCCCATTCCCCTACGACCTCATCCAGCGCGAGTTGAAGAGATATCCAA ATGCCGAGATTGTGTGGTGCCAGGAGGAGCCGATGAACATGGGTGCATACAGCTACATCAACCCGCGGCTGCTGACGGCGATGAAGGCGCTGGGCCGGGGCGGCATCGAGGACATCAAGTACGTCGGCAGGGCCCCGTCGGCGGCCACCGCGACAGGCTTCTACTCGGTGCACGTGCAGGAGCAGACGGAGCTGGTGCAGAAGGCGCTGCAGCGCGACCCCATCAGCTATCCGTTCTGA
- the LOC101774129 gene encoding heavy metal-associated isoprenylated plant protein 7: MGEEVRKEEVEKPKAGVEEKPKDAVAEAKPKNGEEKKEEAPPPPPEEVEMRVYMHCKGCALKVKKILKRFNGVEGVIADSKTHKVVVKGKKVAADPTKVIEHVQKKTGHKVELLSPIPPPVEEKKEEERKEELEPPKPEEKEEPPVIQVVLKVHIHCEVCAQWIRKRILKMKGVQSAELDLKASEVTVKGVLEEAKLAKYMYKRIGKHVSIIKSEPVAPLESPGGDDMVKEEKKVEGVEEKEKEGDGNTGGEEDKMDKEMDAAAIATANLYMYYPQFAFPGGYYSPPTLLPPGYIYQAAYPPPSYTAYAPHHQMMAPQTFSDENPNACSII; encoded by the exons ATGGGCGAG GAGGtgaggaaggaggaggtggagaagcCCAAGGCGGGGGTGGAGGAGAAGCCAAAGGatgcggtggcggaggcgaaGCCCAAGAACGGGGAGGAAAAGAAGGAGgaggcgccaccgcctccgccggagGAGGTCGAGATGCGGGTCTACATGCACTGCAAGGGATGTGCCTTGAAGGTCAAGAAGATCCTTAAGCGCTTCAACG GAGTGGAGGGCGTGATTGCTGACTCCAAGACGCACAAGGTGGTGGTGAAGGGGAAGAAGGTGGCCGCAGACCCAACAAAGGTGATCGAGCATGTCCAGAAAAAGACCGGCCACAAGGTGGAGCTCCTCTCACCGATACCGCCTCcggtggaggagaagaaagaagaggaaaggAAAGAGGAGCTCGAGCCACCCAAgccggaggagaaggaggag CCACCGGTGATCCAGGTGGTGCTGAAGGTGCACATTCACTGCGAGGTTTGCGCtcaatggatcagaaagagGATCCTCAAGATGAAAG GGGTGCAATCTGCAGAGCTAGACCTAAAAGCATCAGAGGTGACAGTGAAGGGTGTGTTAGAAGAGGCCAAACTAGCCAAGTACATGTACAAGCGCATCGGCAAGCACGTGTCCATCATCAAGTCTGAGCCGGTTGCCCCGCTGGAGAGCCCTGGCGGCGATGACATGGtcaaggaggagaagaaggtggaAGGTGttgaggagaaggagaaggagggtGATGGCAACACCGGTGGCGAGGAGGACAAGATGGATAAAGAGATGGACGCGGCAGCCATCGCCACAGCCAACCTGTACATGTACTACCCGCAGTTTGCATTCCCTGGCGGTTACTACTCACCCCCGACACTACTACCTCCTGGGTACATCTACCAAGCGGCCTACCCGCCACCGTCATACACAGCATATGCGCCGCACCACCAGATGATGGCACCACAGACTTTCAGCGACGAGAACCCAAATGCGTGTTCCATCATATAA